The following are encoded in a window of Shewanella psychrotolerans genomic DNA:
- a CDS encoding phosphoenolpyruvate carboxylase yields the protein MSSNLHQAGVTLLKQLGRHAELVMDVYLSGSVAEDGENAAAVEKLRKADILWRPEPDQELRLKRSVRALLEEALSDERNRQIDANVGSGLATIKTLADHYKEARHAVDYSASEAYLADLSEHVYSFAEGIRYSIRVLWSRINNEFGYVGTINAKIRENELAQSQVSELLNGLEMFQFSELGEIAGDIRELRKLLITTLQETLSDCTQELSVVQGRLLELLGRFRQIQGRTRLLKGWLLYTDQHPDYQVADHVGHKQLPTLFNRADAILAPAAVDVNNTGYESELLQMVAQIKAISRVGRETIVREHDVPFALVDAEDFDIPDNPLKLAVDEYFCAVIDSGLRQSALEYHQQLALAWDQESWLYQVICGYEGLPEDHRRYFELEPIGEPHPVYTGNFIIRDVELWLA from the coding sequence ATGAGTAGTAACTTACACCAAGCCGGGGTAACGCTACTTAAACAGCTGGGGCGTCATGCCGAGTTGGTCATGGATGTGTACCTATCTGGCTCGGTTGCTGAAGATGGCGAGAATGCTGCGGCAGTAGAGAAGCTGCGTAAAGCCGATATCTTGTGGCGCCCAGAACCTGATCAAGAGCTGCGCCTTAAGCGCTCAGTGCGTGCACTGTTGGAAGAAGCGTTAAGCGATGAGCGTAATCGTCAAATTGATGCCAATGTTGGCTCAGGGCTCGCCACGATTAAGACCTTAGCCGATCACTATAAAGAAGCCCGTCATGCGGTGGATTACAGTGCCAGTGAGGCCTATCTGGCTGATTTAAGTGAGCATGTCTATAGCTTTGCAGAAGGCATACGTTATTCGATTCGGGTACTTTGGAGCCGGATTAACAACGAGTTTGGTTATGTCGGTACCATCAACGCCAAGATCCGTGAAAACGAATTAGCCCAGAGTCAGGTTTCTGAGTTGCTTAACGGCTTAGAGATGTTCCAGTTTAGTGAGCTGGGTGAAATCGCCGGTGATATCCGTGAGTTACGTAAGTTACTTATCACCACCCTACAGGAAACCTTGAGTGACTGTACTCAGGAGCTGAGTGTGGTGCAGGGCCGTTTACTTGAACTACTGGGGCGTTTTAGACAGATCCAGGGGCGTACTCGTCTGCTTAAAGGCTGGTTACTTTATACCGATCAGCATCCTGATTATCAGGTAGCCGATCACGTTGGCCATAAGCAACTGCCGACACTGTTTAATCGCGCCGATGCCATATTGGCTCCCGCCGCGGTCGATGTGAATAATACTGGCTATGAGAGCGAACTGCTGCAGATGGTGGCGCAGATCAAGGCGATCTCCCGTGTGGGTCGCGAGACGATTGTGCGTGAGCACGATGTGCCATTTGCCTTAGTCGATGCTGAAGACTTCGATATCCCTGATAATCCATTAAAACTGGCGGTCGATGAATACTTCTGCGCTGTGATTGATTCTGGGTTGCGGCAGTCGGCGCTAGAATATCACCAACAGTTGGCATTGGCGTGGGATCAAGAGAGTTGGTTGTATCAGGTGATTTGTGGTTATGAGGGCTTACCTGAAGATCATCGCCGCTATTTTGAGCTAGAGCCAATAGGTGAACCTCATCCGGTTTATACTGGCAACTTTATTATTCGTGATGTGGAGCTTTGGTTAGCTTAA
- a CDS encoding dicarboxylate/amino acid:cation symporter, with amino-acid sequence MTKSLSTRIFIGLFSGLILGSIIQYFLADISLFSGMTVEVASGVGTMFVNMIMMMVVPLVFVSIVCGVLELDDLKSFGRLGGKTFGFYIINTLVAIFAALVVALLLKPGLGVDMSGGTGAEITATELPNLMQLIVNIVPNNPVSAFTSGNMLQVIFMALLVGGVLKSMGSAVPLLTQGFQEGNKLMMKLIGLVMQLAPFGVFALMLKLGATLEASLFMSVIEYMVVIISLLLLWIFVVYPVAVSLFSSVSAKEFRAKTQEQILFSLSTASSNATIPVTMRTLTEKLGVKRAVAGFGVPLGATMNMGGVSIYITIAIFFVANSFGAPIAMEQLPSLLFSIFLLSVGAGGVPGGGMVMIGVLIHQMGLPIEAFVIVAALDRLIDMVLTSCNVVGDAAVLTIVDATEKEHESEEAEARLAQTNQA; translated from the coding sequence ATGACAAAATCACTTTCAACTCGGATCTTTATTGGCCTATTTTCAGGTCTAATTCTTGGCTCCATCATTCAGTATTTCCTGGCGGATATCTCGCTATTTTCTGGCATGACAGTCGAAGTCGCCTCTGGTGTGGGCACCATGTTTGTGAACATGATCATGATGATGGTCGTTCCGCTGGTATTCGTCAGTATTGTGTGTGGTGTGTTGGAGTTAGATGATCTTAAAAGCTTTGGACGCTTAGGTGGCAAAACTTTTGGTTTTTACATCATCAATACCTTAGTCGCTATCTTTGCGGCATTAGTGGTTGCTCTGCTATTAAAACCGGGCCTTGGGGTCGACATGTCTGGCGGCACTGGAGCAGAGATCACCGCGACCGAGTTGCCTAATTTGATGCAGCTTATTGTTAATATTGTGCCTAATAACCCCGTGTCGGCATTCACCTCTGGCAACATGCTACAAGTTATCTTTATGGCATTGTTAGTGGGTGGCGTACTCAAGTCGATGGGCAGTGCGGTACCTTTGCTGACTCAAGGTTTTCAAGAAGGCAACAAGCTGATGATGAAACTCATCGGCCTAGTGATGCAACTGGCGCCTTTCGGGGTGTTTGCTTTGATGCTTAAGCTTGGAGCGACCTTAGAAGCCAGTTTGTTTATGAGTGTTATCGAATATATGGTGGTGATTATCTCATTATTACTGCTGTGGATTTTCGTAGTATACCCGGTTGCCGTGAGTCTATTTTCGTCGGTTAGCGCGAAAGAGTTTCGTGCTAAGACGCAAGAGCAGATCCTGTTTTCACTATCGACTGCCAGCTCTAATGCGACTATCCCAGTGACCATGCGCACCTTGACCGAAAAGTTAGGTGTTAAGCGCGCAGTTGCGGGGTTTGGTGTTCCGTTAGGCGCGACGATGAACATGGGCGGCGTATCGATTTACATCACTATTGCTATCTTCTTTGTGGCGAACTCCTTTGGTGCGCCTATTGCGATGGAGCAGTTGCCATCGTTGCTATTTAGTATCTTCCTACTGTCAGTTGGAGCTGGTGGTGTGCCAGGTGGTGGAATGGTAATGATAGGTGTGCTTATTCATCAGATGGGGTTACCTATTGAAGCCTTCGTGATTGTGGCAGCCCTAGATCGATTGATAGATATGG